The proteins below are encoded in one region of Gemmatimonadaceae bacterium:
- a CDS encoding patatin-like phospholipase family protein, producing MKRILTLDGGGVRGIFTLQILSRIEALLREERQAPDLVLADVFDLVAGTSTGAIIAAFLALRKPVAEIERLYMEFGPFMFQREPWYRQWKRKYRADAVADFFRQHFSEDEDHEKPVLMGSPQIAVKLLILMRNATTGSPWPVTNHPDAHYNDRSRPDCNLNVPLWKLLRASTAAPTYFAPERVEFGRHKFLFVDGGVTPFNNPSLIAVLMATLPQYRFNWPSGREALHVISVGTGTERVHLPDKVAEQITVMDQLKFAVPALIDAASQHEDMMCRALGDCVFGAPLDNELGALSGAGPSLLSGEQKRFTYVRYNQEFNVATPEGPVQELDMRLDRIANMPAYQKAGKEYAEANVRLEHLYPRPAHERISAGPDHTVPMAPTD from the coding sequence ATGAAGCGAATCCTCACGTTGGATGGCGGCGGCGTCCGGGGCATTTTCACGCTGCAGATTCTCTCGCGCATCGAGGCGCTGCTGCGGGAAGAGCGGCAGGCGCCCGATCTGGTGCTCGCCGACGTGTTCGACCTGGTGGCCGGCACGAGCACCGGCGCGATCATCGCCGCGTTCCTTGCCTTACGGAAGCCGGTCGCCGAGATCGAACGGCTGTACATGGAGTTCGGGCCGTTCATGTTCCAGCGCGAGCCGTGGTACCGCCAGTGGAAGCGGAAGTACCGCGCGGATGCGGTGGCCGATTTTTTCCGCCAGCATTTCAGCGAGGACGAGGACCACGAAAAGCCGGTGCTCATGGGATCGCCGCAGATCGCGGTCAAGCTGCTCATCCTCATGCGCAACGCGACGACGGGCTCGCCGTGGCCGGTGACGAACCATCCGGACGCGCATTACAACGACCGCTCGCGTCCCGATTGCAACTTGAACGTGCCGCTGTGGAAGCTCTTGCGCGCGAGCACGGCGGCGCCGACGTATTTCGCCCCGGAGCGCGTGGAATTCGGCCGGCACAAGTTTCTGTTCGTGGATGGCGGGGTGACGCCGTTCAACAATCCGTCGTTGATCGCCGTGCTGATGGCGACGCTTCCGCAGTACCGGTTCAACTGGCCATCGGGGCGGGAGGCGCTGCACGTGATTTCGGTGGGGACGGGGACCGAGCGCGTGCATCTGCCGGACAAGGTGGCCGAGCAGATCACGGTAATGGATCAGCTCAAGTTCGCGGTGCCGGCGCTCATCGATGCGGCGTCGCAGCACGAGGACATGATGTGTCGTGCGTTAGGCGATTGTGTCTTCGGCGCGCCGCTGGACAACGAGCTGGGTGCGCTGTCGGGCGCCGGGCCATCGCTGTTGTCGGGGGAGCAGAAGCGGTTCACGTACGTCCGCTACAATCAGGAGTTCAACGTGGCGACGCCGGAGGGGCCGGTGCAGGAGTTGGACATGCGGCTCGACCGGATCGCGAACATGCCGGCCTACCAGAAGGCCGGGAAGGAGTACGCGGAGGCGAATGTGCGGCTCGAGCATCTGTATCCGAGGCCCGCGCATGAACGAATCTCAGCGGGGCCGGACCACACTGTACCTATGGCGCCGACGGACTGA
- a CDS encoding DUF305 domain-containing protein: protein MATMSLSSRISAAPQLALAAVAAGMITARLPAQSASATTHDFTPADVAFVQGMIFHHAQAVVMSDWAPTHGARADVATLCKRIALSQRDEITMMQHWLEARHLETPDPLNMLPGHAGPPHDESGMNMPGMNMKGMDMKGMGTGSQSMLMPGMLTPDQMRQLDAAHGPAFDHLYLTGMIKHHEGALDMVKTLFDTPGSGQQPELFSFATDVDAGQRAEIGRMQAILKTLTPSPTQ, encoded by the coding sequence ATGGCTACTATGTCACTCTCGAGCCGAATTTCCGCCGCGCCACAGTTGGCGCTCGCCGCGGTCGCCGCCGGCATGATTACCGCGCGCCTTCCTGCACAGTCCGCCTCTGCCACGACGCACGACTTCACGCCGGCCGACGTCGCCTTCGTCCAGGGCATGATCTTCCACCACGCCCAAGCCGTCGTGATGTCCGACTGGGCCCCGACACACGGAGCCCGCGCCGACGTCGCCACCCTGTGCAAACGCATCGCGCTCTCGCAGCGCGACGAAATCACCATGATGCAGCACTGGCTCGAGGCACGTCACCTCGAGACGCCGGATCCCCTCAACATGCTGCCGGGCCACGCCGGGCCTCCGCACGATGAAAGCGGAATGAACATGCCGGGCATGAACATGAAAGGCATGGACATGAAGGGCATGGGCACGGGATCCCAATCCATGCTGATGCCGGGCATGCTCACCCCCGATCAGATGCGCCAGCTCGACGCCGCGCACGGACCGGCCTTCGATCATCTCTACCTCACGGGCATGATCAAGCACCACGAGGGCGCGCTCGACATGGTCAAGACGCTCTTCGACACGCCCGGCTCCGGCCAGCAGCCCGAGTTGTTCTCGTTCGCCACCGATGTCGACGCCGGACAGCGCGCCGAGATCGGCCGGATGCAAGCCATCCTGAAAACGCTCACTCCGAGCCCAACCCAATGA
- a CDS encoding NIPSNAP family protein, which produces MDEDHLASERVGRRDALKTGLAACAALVVTRWASVLPADRSSAMTITCVIRYQIDPYQKEAFAQYAANWGKVIPRCGGHLIGYFLPYEGTNDVAWGLIAFDSLASYERYKDRLKTDPDAQENFKFAQQKRCIFREERNFVQVVEGTFEVPATR; this is translated from the coding sequence ATGGATGAGGACCACTTGGCGTCCGAGCGCGTCGGCCGGCGCGACGCACTCAAGACCGGGCTTGCCGCGTGCGCGGCGCTCGTGGTGACGCGTTGGGCCAGCGTCCTTCCCGCCGACCGGAGCTCAGCAATGACCATCACGTGCGTGATCCGTTATCAGATCGACCCGTACCAGAAAGAAGCGTTCGCGCAATATGCGGCGAATTGGGGGAAGGTGATTCCGCGGTGCGGGGGACACCTGATCGGATACTTCCTGCCCTACGAAGGGACTAACGATGTGGCGTGGGGCTTGATCGCTTTCGACAGCCTCGCGTCGTACGAGCGGTACAAGGACCGGCTCAAGACCGATCCCGATGCGCAGGAGAACTTCAAGTTCGCGCAGCAGAAGCGCTGCATTTTCCGCGAGGAGCGCAACTTCGTACAGGTGGTGGAGGGGACGTTCGAGGTGCCGGCGACACGCTAG
- a CDS encoding toll/interleukin-1 receptor domain-containing protein, with protein MTQPDRSEVLSVLAETPADMWEDDAWDDLLSAIGDQSVVPIVGPELVLIEVDGGREPLTRFVARTLSERLTWPGGVPAAANATNLNDVASAFIRMSPDPERQRKTITKEIGRILGETDFPTPEPLRQLAEITPLRLFVNLTFDDLLERALMEVRYSGAPNDLQFRSHIYSTNQANDIELTPSAMNMTRVYNLLGRVAPGKPYVLTEEDLLEHIRYFQGEATRPTNLFEALNRNNLLFLGEGYTDWLARFFIRATKNAPLSWQRTVREFVADDRARVDANFVAFLRQFSRATQLFPKGAVDFVDELHRRWKAQERPGLRPTRQWQEPPPNAVFLSYTRADVAQVRTFKQALEARGVTTWFDEDQLESGDPWLERIEQYIKSGALLFVPILSEATEARAQGKFRREWACAVDRNKDHTGSGIPFIVPIGLKGTSFRRVPPVFREADIKEHDGGPGTERAVTRIAEIVAMLKDDGA; from the coding sequence GTGACTCAGCCGGATCGCTCGGAGGTCCTGTCCGTTCTCGCCGAGACTCCCGCGGACATGTGGGAGGACGATGCCTGGGATGACCTCCTCTCGGCCATCGGCGATCAGAGCGTCGTGCCGATCGTCGGACCCGAGCTCGTGCTCATCGAGGTCGACGGCGGACGCGAGCCGCTCACGCGATTTGTCGCACGCACGCTCTCTGAACGGCTGACGTGGCCGGGCGGCGTGCCGGCCGCCGCCAACGCGACGAACCTCAACGACGTCGCGTCCGCGTTCATCCGCATGTCGCCCGACCCGGAGCGGCAGCGCAAGACGATCACCAAGGAAATCGGGCGCATCCTGGGCGAGACGGATTTCCCGACGCCCGAGCCGCTGCGCCAACTGGCCGAGATCACGCCGCTCCGCCTCTTCGTCAACCTGACGTTCGACGACCTGCTCGAGCGCGCGCTGATGGAGGTGCGATACAGCGGTGCGCCTAACGATCTGCAGTTCCGCTCGCACATCTACTCGACCAACCAGGCCAACGACATCGAGCTCACGCCGTCGGCCATGAACATGACGCGCGTCTACAATCTGTTGGGGCGCGTGGCGCCGGGAAAACCGTACGTGCTCACGGAGGAGGACCTGCTCGAGCACATCCGGTACTTCCAGGGCGAAGCGACGCGCCCCACGAACCTGTTCGAAGCGCTCAACCGCAACAACCTGCTCTTTTTAGGCGAAGGCTACACCGATTGGCTGGCGCGGTTTTTCATCCGCGCCACCAAGAACGCGCCGCTGTCGTGGCAGCGCACGGTGCGCGAGTTCGTGGCCGACGATCGTGCCCGGGTGGACGCGAATTTCGTCGCGTTCCTTCGGCAATTCAGCCGGGCGACGCAGCTCTTTCCCAAGGGCGCCGTCGATTTCGTGGACGAGCTGCACCGCCGGTGGAAGGCGCAGGAGCGGCCGGGCCTCCGGCCCACGCGCCAGTGGCAGGAGCCACCGCCTAACGCAGTGTTCCTGAGCTACACGCGCGCCGACGTCGCCCAGGTGCGCACGTTCAAGCAGGCGCTCGAAGCACGTGGCGTCACGACGTGGTTCGACGAGGACCAGCTGGAGAGCGGCGACCCCTGGCTCGAGCGCATCGAGCAGTACATCAAGTCGGGCGCGCTGCTGTTCGTGCCGATTCTCTCCGAAGCCACCGAAGCGCGCGCGCAGGGCAAGTTCCGCCGCGAATGGGCATGCGCCGTCGATCGCAACAAGGATCACACCGGGAGCGGCATCCCGTTCATCGTGCCGATCGGCCTCAAGGGCACGTCCTTCCGCCGCGTGCCGCCGGTATTCCGCGAGGCGGACATCAAAGAACACGACGGCGGCCCGGGCACGGAGCGCGCCGTGACGCGCATCGCGGAGATCGTGGCGATGCTCAAGGACGACGGCGCGTGA
- a CDS encoding alpha/beta hydrolase-fold protein: MLTRKATPFGTFRLAATIWLLAGAAQLLPAQLASGPIPERGQPVTLPHALQYDFTSRITGRPYRLTITPPVRPDSSLRYPVLYVLDGTAWLATSSEVARVFGATGQTGTGYVVAIGYQTTDVMIASELRSLDLTPFRAPDPQDAKVTGGGDAFLRAIYEEVQPYILSHFRVDRARQAIWGHSLGGMLAVRSLLRDPGKFSTYLLASPTLNKNVLVDEAAFFERMKREPMALRVLITVGGEEPPSKYPLMYDEPSTFAARLQAGAPPLQVKYVVFPGEGHLPAGAMSLIQGIEFAWPRRP, translated from the coding sequence ATGCTCACTCGAAAAGCCACGCCATTCGGTACTTTCCGACTCGCCGCGACGATCTGGCTGCTCGCCGGCGCCGCCCAGTTATTGCCGGCGCAGCTAGCGAGTGGGCCGATTCCCGAACGCGGACAGCCGGTCACGTTGCCGCACGCGTTGCAATACGACTTCACGTCGCGGATTACGGGGCGACCGTACAGGCTGACGATTACCCCTCCGGTTCGCCCTGACTCCTCGCTCCGGTATCCTGTCCTATACGTCCTGGACGGCACGGCGTGGCTCGCGACCTCGTCTGAAGTTGCTAGGGTATTCGGCGCGACTGGCCAGACAGGAACGGGATATGTCGTTGCGATTGGCTATCAGACCACGGACGTCATGATAGCGAGCGAGTTGCGATCGCTCGATCTGACTCCCTTTCGCGCGCCCGATCCCCAGGACGCGAAAGTAACTGGTGGCGGCGACGCCTTCTTGCGCGCGATATACGAGGAAGTGCAACCGTACATTTTGAGCCATTTCCGGGTCGATCGTGCTCGCCAAGCCATTTGGGGCCACTCCCTGGGCGGCATGCTGGCAGTGCGCTCCCTGCTTCGCGATCCCGGAAAGTTTTCGACATATCTGCTTGCGAGTCCCACTCTCAACAAGAATGTCTTGGTGGACGAGGCTGCGTTTTTCGAACGCATGAAGCGGGAGCCCATGGCGCTGCGAGTACTGATCACGGTGGGTGGTGAAGAACCGCCGTCAAAGTACCCGCTCATGTACGACGAGCCGTCGACGTTCGCGGCTCGCCTTCAGGCAGGAGCGCCGCCGTTGCAGGTCAAGTATGTCGTCTTCCCGGGCGAAGGACACTTACCGGCTGGCGCAATGTCGCTGATTCAGGGCATCGAATTCGCGTGGCCACGACGGCCTTAG
- a CDS encoding helix-turn-helix transcriptional regulator, with protein sequence MDVARRADAHAARAAAAIGEPARARMLYCLLDGRARTSTELALVAGVSPSTASVHLHKLVAEHLTRVQVQGKHRYYSLDGPEVADVLEALSVFAGATRSEFVPNTPDHLRAARTCYDHLAGALGVAINDRLTTLGWIAHAHGEAAGTYEVTPRGAASLATLGVDVGAIKGLRRRFAFACLDWSERRSHLGGAVGAALLDLALGRKWVARQRESRALTVTALGRRSFQRELGLQL encoded by the coding sequence ATGGATGTCGCCCGCCGAGCCGATGCGCATGCCGCCCGCGCCGCCGCCGCCATCGGCGAGCCCGCCCGCGCCCGCATGCTGTACTGCCTGCTCGACGGCCGCGCGCGCACCAGCACCGAGCTGGCGCTCGTCGCCGGCGTCAGCCCATCCACCGCCAGCGTCCACCTGCACAAATTGGTGGCCGAGCATCTGACCAGGGTGCAGGTGCAAGGCAAGCACCGGTACTACAGTCTCGACGGTCCCGAAGTCGCCGACGTGCTCGAGGCGCTGAGCGTGTTCGCCGGGGCCACGCGCAGCGAGTTCGTGCCCAACACGCCCGACCACCTCCGCGCGGCGCGCACCTGCTACGATCACCTCGCCGGCGCGCTCGGCGTCGCCATCAACGACCGCCTAACGACGCTCGGATGGATCGCCCACGCCCACGGCGAGGCGGCCGGTACGTACGAGGTCACGCCCAGAGGCGCCGCATCGCTCGCTACGCTGGGAGTGGATGTCGGCGCCATCAAGGGACTCCGGCGCCGCTTCGCGTTCGCCTGTCTGGATTGGAGCGAACGCCGGTCGCATCTGGGCGGCGCCGTCGGCGCCGCGCTGCTCGACCTCGCGCTCGGCCGAAAATGGGTCGCGCGACAGCGCGAGTCGCGTGCCCTCACCGTGACCGCCCTCGGCCGCCGCAGCTTCCAGCGCGAGCTCGGCCTGCAGCTGTAA